In Gemmatimonadales bacterium, a genomic segment contains:
- a CDS encoding glycosyltransferase, translating to MTAAPQISVVIPTYQRRDSLLRLLASLRTQTLPADAYEVIAAIDGSTDGTAAAVRGLAVPYALSALEGPNRGRAGACNAGIRAAGGEVVVLLDDDMEASPGFLAAHARAHQGPVERAVVGAAPIVAGSESPPFVRYMASGFRSRLDRMSQPGYRLRFRDTYTGNFSAHREVLLGVGGFDAAFRVYGHEDYELALRLQEAGVELTYSADALAHQHYEKTFAGFAPDGIARGRTAVLFAGKHPAIVDRIKLSEFHSGPWRWRALRGLLLRLSRVTDRVPQWVVGLIERVERLEPARLDKYYTLAIDYLYWYGALGAMREGAAGGSVSDRLTAGTTAEKVGQG from the coding sequence GTGACGGCGGCGCCGCAAATCAGCGTGGTCATCCCGACCTATCAGCGCCGGGACTCGCTGCTGCGCCTGCTGGCGTCGCTGCGCACGCAGACGCTTCCCGCCGATGCCTACGAGGTCATCGCGGCGATCGACGGTTCGACCGATGGAACAGCCGCGGCGGTGCGCGGGCTTGCCGTACCCTACGCTCTCTCCGCGTTGGAGGGACCCAACCGGGGGCGGGCCGGAGCGTGCAACGCCGGCATTCGTGCGGCGGGAGGCGAGGTTGTAGTGCTGCTCGACGACGATATGGAAGCGTCCCCCGGATTTCTGGCCGCCCACGCCCGCGCCCACCAGGGACCGGTCGAGCGGGCGGTGGTGGGCGCCGCGCCGATCGTCGCCGGATCCGAGTCGCCTCCTTTCGTGCGATACATGGCCAGTGGATTCCGCTCGCGGCTCGATCGGATGTCCCAGCCGGGCTATCGGCTCCGCTTCCGCGACACCTACACTGGCAACTTCTCGGCTCATCGCGAGGTACTGCTGGGGGTCGGCGGGTTCGATGCGGCGTTCCGGGTCTACGGTCATGAGGACTACGAGCTCGCCCTCCGTCTGCAGGAGGCCGGTGTCGAGCTCACCTACAGCGCGGACGCGCTGGCGCACCAGCACTACGAGAAGACCTTTGCCGGGTTCGCGCCCGATGGGATCGCCCGCGGGCGCACGGCAGTGCTGTTCGCCGGCAAGCACCCGGCGATCGTGGACCGCATCAAGCTCTCGGAGTTCCACAGCGGACCCTGGCGGTGGCGCGCTCTCCGGGGCCTCCTCTTGCGCCTGAGCCGGGTGACCGACCGTGTGCCGCAGTGGGTCGTCGGGCTGATCGAGCGAGTGGAACGCCTCGAGCCCGCCCGCCTCGACAAGTACTACACCCTGGCAATCGACTACCTGTACTGGTACGGTGCCCTCGGCGCGATGCGTGAGGGGGCGGCCGGAGGATCTGTGTCCGACCGCCTGACCGCCGGGACGACGGCGGAAAAGGTCGGGCAGGGATGA
- a CDS encoding polysaccharide deacetylase family protein, with translation MTRASVPILMYHEVTPNPHPAFRRYSVTVREFARQMRWLAAFGYQPIDMETLASVRLGHGQLPTRPVVITFDDGFQGCVDHAVPVLRAHRFTAVFYLVAGLMGETSRWLLPELGMALPVMGWEAARTLVADGYQCGAHTVTHPRLTGLDASRCRAELVDGRQRLEDELGRPVLHLAYPYGSVDESVQAAAAAAGYLTACSTRPGLSGPDDDPLALRRVSIYGHDSLIDFACRLRNGTAFREHISQALGGVTRRFRKRTVSAQ, from the coding sequence ATGACGCGCGCGTCCGTGCCCATCCTGATGTACCACGAGGTGACTCCCAATCCGCATCCGGCGTTCCGGCGATATTCCGTCACGGTTCGAGAGTTCGCGCGTCAGATGCGGTGGCTGGCCGCGTTCGGCTATCAGCCGATCGACATGGAGACCCTGGCCAGTGTACGGCTGGGCCACGGCCAGCTGCCCACCCGCCCGGTGGTGATCACCTTCGACGACGGCTTTCAGGGGTGTGTCGATCACGCGGTCCCGGTGCTCCGGGCCCACCGATTCACGGCGGTCTTCTACCTCGTCGCGGGCCTGATGGGAGAGACCAGCCGGTGGCTGCTTCCCGAGCTCGGCATGGCGCTGCCGGTGATGGGATGGGAGGCCGCCAGAACACTGGTTGCCGACGGGTATCAGTGTGGCGCCCACACCGTCACCCACCCGCGGCTGACGGGGCTCGATGCCTCGCGCTGTCGAGCCGAGCTGGTCGATGGGCGGCAGCGGCTCGAGGATGAGCTGGGCCGGCCCGTCCTGCACCTCGCCTATCCCTATGGCTCTGTCGACGAGTCCGTGCAGGCCGCCGCGGCCGCCGCGGGCTACCTCACCGCATGCTCCACTCGCCCGGGTCTCTCCGGCCCCGATGACGACCCGCTGGCGCTCCGGCGCGTCTCCATCTACGGGCACGACTCGTTGATCGATTTTGCTTGCCGGCTCCGGAACGGCACCGCGTTCCGCGAACACATCAGTCAGGCTCTCGGCGGCGTGACCCGGCGATTCCGCAAGCGGACTGTTTCCGCCCAGTGA
- a CDS encoding glycosyltransferase, with protein sequence MPETPRVSVVMAVRNGVPYLEQAVDSILAQTFTDLEFVIIDDGSTDSTPEVLRRYQTADHRVRVLHQENAGLTPSLNRGCQLARGTYVARMDADDVAFPDRLARQVEFLDRHPGVALLGSAVVRIDELGREIKRSECPTSHAEIVRALTRYNCFTHPTVMLRKDMLAAVGGYREAYRQAQDYDLWLRLSERYEVANLAEPLLYYRVYASQVSVRHLEQQIVSVVGARAAAAARKTGGTDPTPSEGHVTPELLRAWGVPDATLAEAIGEGYRYAVYLMQQVGRRQEAIELLRTGRRLSKGHGGLGPMLAGACLKEARAAYQAGHLRASIGWGLRAWQAQPWLPLQLLRGRPGAVRSEVGSAGASA encoded by the coding sequence ATGCCTGAGACTCCACGGGTCAGCGTCGTGATGGCGGTGCGCAATGGCGTGCCCTATCTGGAGCAGGCCGTCGACAGCATCCTGGCGCAAACGTTCACCGACCTCGAGTTCGTGATCATCGACGACGGCTCGACGGACTCGACGCCAGAAGTGCTCCGACGTTACCAGACCGCGGACCACCGTGTCCGGGTGCTCCATCAGGAGAACGCGGGGCTGACCCCGTCGCTGAACCGCGGCTGTCAGCTCGCACGCGGGACCTACGTGGCCCGCATGGACGCCGACGATGTCGCATTCCCCGATCGGCTGGCGCGGCAGGTGGAGTTTCTGGATCGGCACCCTGGGGTGGCCCTGCTGGGGAGCGCCGTGGTCCGCATCGACGAGCTGGGCCGGGAGATCAAGCGCAGCGAATGTCCCACGTCGCACGCGGAGATCGTGCGGGCCCTGACCCGGTACAACTGCTTTACCCATCCGACCGTGATGCTGCGGAAGGACATGCTGGCGGCAGTCGGCGGTTATCGCGAAGCCTACCGCCAGGCCCAGGATTACGATCTCTGGCTCCGCCTGAGCGAGCGATACGAGGTGGCCAATCTCGCCGAGCCGCTGCTCTACTACCGGGTGTATGCCAGCCAGGTCTCGGTCCGCCATCTCGAGCAGCAGATCGTGTCGGTGGTCGGCGCGCGGGCTGCCGCGGCCGCGCGCAAGACCGGGGGCACGGATCCCACGCCGTCCGAGGGGCACGTCACGCCCGAGCTGCTGCGCGCGTGGGGGGTACCCGACGCAACCTTGGCCGAGGCGATCGGCGAGGGGTATCGCTACGCGGTGTACCTCATGCAGCAGGTCGGGCGCCGGCAGGAGGCGATCGAGCTGCTTCGCACGGGCCGGCGTCTCTCCAAGGGACACGGCGGATTGGGGCCGATGCTGGCCGGCGCCTGCTTGAAGGAGGCGAGGGCCGCCTACCAGGCCGGACATCTTCGAGCCAGCATTGGCTGGGGCCTGCGTGCCTGGCAGGCCCAGCCATGGCTCCCGCTGCAGCTCCTCCGCGGACGCCCGGGCGCGGTACGCTCCGAGGTCGGCAGCGCCGGGGCGAGCGCATGA
- a CDS encoding glycosyltransferase, which yields MTPGPTPLVSVVAIFLNAERFLDEAIRSVLAQTYPHWELLLVDDGSSDESGEIARGFAEREPHRVRYLEHPGHQNQGMSASRNLGLQHARGEYLALLDADDVWLPEKLERQVAILEAHPEVALLFGAPLYWFGWTGQPDDRERDYVIDLKLPLDRTYAPPDLLLPFLSRTAPTPCPSDVLVRRASAVSVGGFESHFVGTNMVYEDQGFFSKLLLRFPAFASSETWDRYRQHPESCYAVSKASGGRELARGYFLRWLRRYLQDHGQASGPVWETVQAELRPFRLVSRAIAGARRLARATLPVGLRTWVGARVPALGGSPGTQAVRFGSLRRLTPVSRRFGWDRGGLPVDRYYIERFLREHAGDIRGRVLEARDDAYTRKFGGTNVTRAEVLHPTTDNPRATIVADLTSADHVPGDSFDCIVLTQVLPFILDVPAAVRTLHRLLRPGGVVLATMPGISQIVRYDMDRWGDYWRFTSLSARRLFECGFPEGEVRVETHGNVLAATAFLQGLSSRELRPDELEYIDPEYEVLITVRAVKGHA from the coding sequence GTGACGCCGGGCCCAACTCCGCTCGTCTCGGTCGTCGCGATCTTCCTGAACGCCGAGCGCTTCCTGGACGAGGCGATCCGGAGCGTGCTGGCGCAGACCTATCCCCACTGGGAGCTGCTGCTGGTCGACGACGGCTCCTCCGACGAGAGCGGCGAGATCGCGCGGGGCTTCGCCGAGCGCGAGCCTCACCGAGTCCGCTATCTGGAGCACCCGGGGCATCAGAACCAGGGGATGAGCGCGTCCCGCAACCTGGGTCTGCAGCACGCCCGGGGCGAGTACCTCGCCCTCTTGGATGCGGACGATGTCTGGCTGCCCGAGAAGCTCGAGCGTCAGGTCGCGATTCTCGAGGCGCACCCCGAGGTGGCGCTGCTGTTCGGCGCACCGCTGTACTGGTTCGGATGGACCGGGCAGCCCGACGATCGCGAGCGCGACTACGTCATTGATCTTAAGCTACCGCTCGACCGAACCTACGCGCCGCCCGACCTGCTGCTCCCCTTCCTCTCGCGCACGGCTCCGACACCCTGCCCATCCGACGTGCTCGTCCGCCGCGCCTCCGCGGTGAGCGTCGGCGGATTCGAGTCCCACTTCGTCGGCACGAACATGGTCTATGAAGACCAGGGCTTCTTCTCGAAGTTGCTCCTCCGCTTCCCGGCCTTTGCCTCGAGCGAGACCTGGGACCGGTATCGCCAGCATCCGGAGTCCTGCTACGCCGTCTCCAAGGCCAGCGGCGGGCGTGAGCTCGCCCGGGGCTACTTCCTGAGGTGGTTACGGCGATACCTGCAGGACCACGGCCAGGCGAGCGGTCCGGTCTGGGAGACCGTCCAGGCGGAGCTTCGCCCATTCCGCCTGGTGTCTCGGGCGATAGCAGGCGCTCGGCGGCTGGCCCGGGCCACCCTGCCGGTCGGCCTCCGAACCTGGGTCGGTGCCCGGGTGCCGGCGCTGGGCGGCTCACCCGGTACCCAGGCGGTGCGGTTCGGAAGTCTGCGCCGGCTCACGCCGGTGAGCCGGCGGTTCGGCTGGGATCGAGGCGGGCTGCCGGTCGATCGCTATTACATCGAGCGCTTCCTGCGGGAGCACGCGGGAGACATCCGGGGCCGCGTGCTGGAGGCGAGGGACGATGCCTACACCCGCAAGTTCGGGGGCACCAACGTCACCCGGGCCGAAGTGCTGCACCCCACCACGGACAATCCCAGAGCGACCATCGTCGCCGACCTTACCTCCGCCGACCACGTGCCCGGCGACAGCTTCGACTGCATCGTGCTGACCCAGGTGCTGCCGTTCATCCTGGACGTGCCGGCGGCAGTCCGGACCCTGCACCGGCTGCTGCGGCCGGGCGGCGTCGTGCTCGCCACGATGCCGGGCATCAGCCAGATCGTCCGCTACGACATGGATCGTTGGGGCGACTACTGGCGATTCACCTCCCTGTCGGCGCGCCGGCTATTCGAGTGCGGCTTTCCGGAGGGCGAGGTTCGGGTCGAGACCCACGGAAACGTGCTCGCGGCCACGGCGTTCCTGCAGGGCCTGTCGAGCCGGGAGCTCCGGCCGGACGAGCTGGAGTACATCGACCCCGAGTACGAGGTCCTCATTACCGTGCGCGCCGTGAAGGGACATGCCTGA
- a CDS encoding acyltransferase, which produces MTAAPASRTTHQDTIWTPSTPLRHMPQLDGLRALAAGMVVCYHFWRPARQYVHLGGIGVRVFFVLSGFLITGILLRSRLGLDAGRTPAGVALRHFYIRRVLRIFPLYYLALVIAWFGKVSGAREGMLWHAGYLSNVHFFLVNAVHHGAWGGHVGHFWSLAVEEQFYLVWPWVILFARRRWLPGIALSLVALGPIFRFVVFTLTGNDITPVLPLGCIDSLALGAYLAMTVLPEFESHPLIRPIGASALWSGLLLFAIHQAAVASNGFWRLRIVVFDLAVALVGVWLVARASRGMGGPAGRFLQLAPVRYLGTISYGIYVYHAMLPELLPKLARRLGYPDLLAPLGDQTLPFLFFYAAASIAVAAVSWHAFEGPLNRLKARFEYR; this is translated from the coding sequence ATGACCGCCGCTCCGGCGAGCCGCACGACTCACCAGGATACGATCTGGACGCCCAGCACGCCCCTGCGCCACATGCCGCAGTTGGATGGGCTTCGAGCGCTCGCGGCTGGAATGGTAGTTTGCTACCATTTCTGGCGCCCTGCCCGCCAGTACGTCCACCTCGGCGGAATCGGCGTGCGGGTGTTCTTCGTTCTCAGCGGCTTTCTCATCACCGGAATACTCCTGCGGTCCCGCCTGGGGCTGGATGCCGGACGGACACCGGCCGGGGTCGCACTGCGGCACTTCTACATTCGCCGAGTGCTGCGGATCTTCCCGCTGTACTATCTCGCGCTGGTGATCGCATGGTTCGGGAAGGTGTCGGGCGCACGGGAGGGAATGCTCTGGCACGCAGGGTACCTGTCCAACGTACACTTCTTCCTGGTCAACGCGGTCCACCACGGCGCCTGGGGCGGCCACGTGGGCCATTTCTGGTCGCTCGCGGTCGAAGAACAGTTTTATCTCGTGTGGCCGTGGGTCATTCTCTTTGCCCGCCGCCGCTGGCTCCCGGGGATTGCCCTGAGCCTGGTCGCGCTTGGGCCGATCTTCCGGTTCGTCGTCTTCACCCTCACCGGGAACGATATCACGCCGGTCCTGCCCTTGGGATGCATCGACTCCCTGGCGCTGGGGGCGTACCTGGCCATGACGGTGCTTCCCGAGTTCGAGTCGCACCCCCTCATCCGGCCCATCGGGGCGTCCGCGCTCTGGAGCGGGTTGCTGCTGTTCGCCATCCATCAGGCGGCGGTAGCGAGCAATGGTTTCTGGCGGCTTCGCATCGTGGTGTTCGATCTCGCGGTGGCGCTGGTGGGCGTGTGGCTGGTGGCGCGTGCCTCGCGCGGCATGGGCGGGCCGGCTGGCCGATTCCTGCAGCTCGCCCCGGTGCGCTATCTGGGGACGATCAGTTACGGCATCTACGTCTACCACGCGATGCTGCCCGAGCTGCTGCCGAAGTTAGCCCGCCGTCTGGGGTACCCCGATCTGCTCGCTCCGCTCGGGGATCAGACGTTGCCCTTTCTGTTCTTCTACGCGGCCGCATCCATTGCGGTGGCCGCGGTCTCCTGGCACGCCTTCGAGGGACCGCTCAATCGCCTGAAGGCTCGGTTTGAGTACCGTTAG
- a CDS encoding glycosyltransferase family 4 protein: MSKVLLIAPVPTHPSTTGASARVRHMADGLLSLGHEVHFLYLQQSLRAADTPMRQYWKERLHPFRSLSPASFLGRGRRKLVRLVGKAFHLNLPVDSYFDPEAAGYLGTLLARGFEVAILSYVFYSKLFEFAPDSVRKLLDTHDVFSDRYRLYRAHGQANEFFSTGKAEEAKALDRADAVLAIQEWDASHFRSLTTRTVTVVGHLAPVVEAAPVAAGDCARAMLFVGGPMGINVHGVTWFIDRVLPAVRRRVPEAELWLVGGIGKRIRSDSPGVRRFGFVDSLGDLYRQAAVVINPQQFGTGLSIKSVDALQHGRPLVTTVSGARGLEEGAESCFRQAGSAEEFSELLIELLRDPEQAAALGRRATDFARRYYQRNLQALADVVAASPRSPTQ; this comes from the coding sequence ATGAGTAAGGTCCTGCTCATCGCACCGGTCCCCACCCACCCCAGCACCACCGGCGCCAGCGCGCGGGTGCGCCACATGGCGGACGGGTTGCTGTCCCTGGGACATGAGGTGCATTTCCTCTATCTCCAACAGTCGCTCCGGGCCGCCGACACACCCATGCGGCAGTACTGGAAGGAGCGATTGCATCCCTTCCGCAGCCTCTCCCCGGCGAGCTTCCTCGGGCGCGGCCGGCGGAAGCTGGTCCGGCTGGTCGGTAAGGCATTCCACCTGAACCTCCCGGTGGACAGCTACTTCGATCCCGAGGCGGCCGGCTACCTGGGGACACTGCTCGCCCGCGGGTTCGAGGTAGCGATTCTGTCTTACGTTTTCTACTCCAAGCTGTTCGAGTTCGCGCCAGACTCGGTACGCAAGCTCCTCGACACCCACGACGTCTTCTCCGACCGCTACCGCCTGTATCGCGCGCACGGTCAGGCAAATGAATTCTTCTCGACCGGGAAGGCGGAGGAAGCGAAGGCGCTCGATCGAGCCGACGCCGTGCTGGCGATTCAGGAGTGGGACGCGAGCCATTTCCGATCGCTCACCACCCGGACGGTTACCGTGGTCGGGCATCTGGCTCCGGTGGTTGAGGCGGCCCCGGTGGCGGCGGGGGACTGCGCCCGCGCCATGCTGTTCGTCGGCGGCCCGATGGGCATCAACGTGCACGGGGTGACCTGGTTCATCGATCGGGTCCTGCCGGCCGTTCGTCGCCGCGTTCCAGAGGCCGAGCTCTGGCTGGTCGGCGGCATCGGGAAGCGTATTCGCAGCGACTCGCCCGGCGTGCGCCGTTTCGGGTTCGTCGACTCGCTCGGGGACCTTTACCGGCAGGCCGCCGTCGTCATCAATCCACAGCAGTTCGGCACCGGGCTCAGCATCAAGTCCGTGGATGCCCTGCAACATGGTAGGCCGCTGGTGACGACGGTGTCCGGCGCCCGAGGGCTGGAGGAGGGCGCTGAGTCGTGTTTCCGGCAGGCCGGATCGGCCGAGGAGTTCAGTGAGCTGCTGATCGAGCTGCTGCGAGATCCGGAGCAGGCCGCCGCGCTCGGCCGGCGGGCCACGGATTTCGCCCGGCGCTATTATCAGCGAAACCTGCAGGCCTTGGCGGACGTGGTAGCGGCCTCCCCCCGAAGCCCGACGCAATGA